In one window of Lynx canadensis isolate LIC74 chromosome A3, mLynCan4.pri.v2, whole genome shotgun sequence DNA:
- the KCNF1 gene encoding potassium voltage-gated channel subfamily F member 1, translating to MDAAAERSLPEPGSQGSRAGDDIEIVVNVGGVRQVLYGDLLSQYPETRLAELIGCLAGGYDTIFSLCDDYDPGKREFYFDRDPDAFKCVIEVYYFGEVHMKKGICPICFKNEMDFWKVDLKFLDDCCKSHLSEKREELEEIARRVQLILDDLGVDSAEGRWGRCQKCVWKFLEKPESSCPARVVAVLSFLLILVSSVVMCVGTIPELQVLDADGNRVEHPTLENVETACIGWFTLEYLLRLFSSPNKLHFALSFMNIVDVLAILPFYVSLTLTHLGARMMELTNVQQAVQALRIMRIARIFKLARHSSGLQTLTYALKRSFKELGLLLMYLAVGIFVFSALGYTMEQSHPETLFKSIPQSFWWAIITMTTVGYGDIYPKTTLGKLNAAISFLCGVIAIALPIHPIINNFVRYYNKQRVLETAAKHELELMELNSSGAAEGKAGCSRSDLDSLLPDPAGEEGPSWGSRLKISHSDTFIPLLTEEKHHRTRLQSCK from the coding sequence ATGGACGCGGCCGCGGAGCGCAGCCTCCCGGAGCCGGGCAGCCAGGGCTCCCGGGCCGGCGACGACATCGAGATCGTGGTCAACGTGGGGGGCGTGCGGCAGGTGCTGTACGGAGACCTCCTCAGCCAGTACCCCGAGACCCGGCTGGCGGAGCTCATCGGCTGCCTGGCGGGGGGCTACGacaccatcttctccctgtgcGACGACTACGACCCCGGGAAGCGCGAGTTCTACTTCGACAGGGACCCGGACGCCTTCAAGTGTGTCATCGAGGTGTACTATTTCGGGGAGGTGCACATGAAGAAGGGCATCTGCCCCATCTGCTTCAAGAACGAGATGGACTTCTGGAAGGTGGACCTCAAGTTCCTGGACGACTGCTGCAAGAGCCACCTGAGCGAGAAGCGCGAGGAGCTGGAGGAGATCGCGCGCCGCGTGCAGCTCATCCTGGACGACCTGGGCGTCGACTCGGCCGAGGGCCGCTGGGGGCGCTGCCAGAAGTGTGTCTGGAAGTTCCTGGAGAAGCCCGAGTCGTCGTGCCCGGCGCGGGTGGTGGCCGTGCTGTCCTTCCTGCTCATCCTCGTCTCGTCGGTGGTCATGTGCGTGGGCACCATCCCCGAGCTGCAGGTCCTGGACGCCGACGGCAACCGCGTGGAGCACCCGACGCTGGAGAACGTGGAGACGGCGTGCATCGGCTGGTTCACGCTGGAGTACCTGCTGCGCCTCTTCTCGTCGCCCAACAAGCTGCACTTCGCCCTGTCCTTCATGAACATCGTGGACGTGCTGGCCATCCTGCCCTTCTACGTGAGCCTCACGCTCACGCACCTGGGCGCCCGCATGATGGAGCTGACCAACGTGCAGCAGGCCGTGCAGGCGCTGCGCATCATGCGCATCGCCCGCATCTTCAAGCTGGCCCGCCACTCCTCGGGCCTGCAGACGCTCACCTACGCCCTCAAGCGCAGCTTCAAGGAGCTAGGGCTGCTGCTCATGTACCTGGccgtgggcatctttgtcttctcGGCCCTGGGCTACACCATGGAGCAGAGCCACCCCGAGACCCTGTTTAAGAGCATCCCCCAGTCCTTCTGGTGGGCCATCATCACCATGACCACCGTTGGCTACGGGGACATCTACCCCAAGACCACCCTGGGCAAGCTCAACGCGGCCATCAGCTTCTTGTGCGGGGTCATCGCCATCGCCCTGCCCATCCACCCCATCATCAACAACTTCGTCAGGTACTACAACAAGCAGCGGGTCCTGGAGACAGCGGCCAAGCACGAGCTCGAGCTGATGGAACTCAACTCCAGCGGCGCGGCTGAGGGCAAAGCGGGGTGCTCCCGCAGCGACCTGGACAGCCTCCTGCCGGACCCCGCCGGGGAGGAGGGGCCGAGCTGGGGCAGCCGGCTGAAGATCTCCCACAGCGACACCTTCATCCCCCTCCTGACCGAGGAGAAGCACCACAGGACCCGGCTCCAGAGCTGCAAGTGA